In Bombus vancouverensis nearcticus unplaced genomic scaffold, iyBomVanc1_principal scaffold0037, whole genome shotgun sequence, the following are encoded in one genomic region:
- the LOC143304491 gene encoding uncharacterized protein LOC143304491, protein MLQIKMQDLTMPEVLNALTLYMLNSQDQRFHRLTLANNIKTEEQFYEEMRAYPYNDLPATLLGNTSEEPEVKRRKLSHYRVKCHYCGTLGHKITECRKRMRSEQRKDTKDTKDTQHQERNRPASSSKVVCFKCRAEGHIAPDCPQLQNRKSGFKNERRVDSCVVEPPAGKLSHLAAHEDV, encoded by the coding sequence atgttgcagatcaagatgcaagatctaacgatgcccgaagtactcaatgccttaactctttatatgctaaactcacaagatcaacgctttcatcgattaacgctcgcaaataatatcaagacggaggaacaattttatgaagaaatgagagcttatccttacaacgatctgccggcaactttgttaggaaatacatcggaggaacctgaagttaaacgacgcaagttatcgcattaccgggtgaagtgtcattattgtggtactcttggacacaaaataacggagtgtcgcaagaggatgcgtagtgaacagcggaaggatacaaaggatacaaaggatacacaacaccaggaaagaaaccgtccagcttcatcgtccaaggtggtttgcttcaagtgtcgtgcggagggtcatatcgcacctgattgtccacaactgcagaacagaaaatccggcttcaagaatgaacgtcgagtcgactcctgtgtggtagagcctccagctggtaaattaagtcatctgg